One region of Bacillus zhangzhouensis genomic DNA includes:
- a CDS encoding DUF2759 domain-containing protein translates to MMLVIIFGLITILAALGIYRSLKKVNVLAIAFAGATFLVFGWFTVMTIIYSGYPTAH, encoded by the coding sequence ATGATGCTCGTCATTATTTTTGGTCTAATCACGATTTTAGCTGCGCTCGGCATCTATCGCTCACTAAAAAAAGTGAACGTACTTGCCATCGCTTTTGCTGGCGCTACATTTTTGGTTTTTGGATGGTTCACTGTCATGACCATCATCTATAGCGGTTATCCAACTGCACATTAA
- a CDS encoding STAS domain-containing protein: MKNEKSKQLYEFILKEAPVMTEEWLKTRTEEGSLYSIHASEETEKKLKEQNTAFIQTIAATLVTLSEKVENHLKKWSVDIARDRAVHEVPLYEIIGQFKIFRHIFCSRIETFTQETDLEVTLQDVCQWNQHFHATFDDMIERLSEEYDRVTLNQLNAQREMIQELSAPVIPVSKEIGILPLIGEIDTYRAKIILESVLEQASKLRLTHLFIDISGVPVVDTMVAYQLFKVADSAKLLGIETIISGIRPEIAQTVVKLGIDFSKVNTEHSLAKALEKRGFRIFEEQPQEATS, translated from the coding sequence ATGAAAAATGAGAAATCAAAGCAATTATACGAATTTATCTTAAAAGAAGCCCCTGTCATGACCGAAGAATGGCTAAAGACAAGAACAGAAGAAGGCTCATTGTATTCTATACATGCTTCAGAGGAAACGGAAAAGAAGCTGAAGGAACAGAATACAGCGTTTATTCAAACCATTGCAGCAACGCTTGTGACACTGTCAGAAAAAGTAGAAAACCATTTGAAAAAGTGGTCTGTTGATATTGCACGTGATCGAGCAGTTCATGAGGTGCCGTTATATGAAATCATTGGACAATTTAAGATCTTCCGCCACATTTTCTGTTCGAGAATTGAGACATTCACCCAAGAAACAGATCTTGAAGTGACGCTGCAAGATGTGTGTCAATGGAATCAGCACTTTCACGCCACATTTGATGATATGATTGAGCGTTTATCAGAAGAATATGACCGCGTGACACTCAATCAGCTGAATGCACAAAGAGAGATGATTCAAGAACTAAGTGCCCCTGTAATTCCAGTATCAAAGGAAATTGGGATTTTGCCGCTGATTGGAGAGATCGATACGTACCGGGCCAAAATCATTCTGGAATCCGTACTAGAACAGGCTTCAAAACTGCGTCTGACGCACTTATTTATTGATATATCGGGAGTACCAGTTGTTGATACAATGGTTGCTTATCAACTGTTTAAAGTGGCCGATAGTGCGAAGCTGCTAGGAATTGAGACGATTATTTCAGGCATCCGCCCCGAAATTGCTCAAACCGTCGTGAAACTGGGCATTGATTTCTCAAAAGTAAATACGGAGCATAGCCTTGCAAAAGCGTTAGAAAAAAGAGGATTTCGTATCTTTGAAGAGCAGCCGCAAGAAGCTACATCATGA
- a CDS encoding DUF2626 domain-containing protein — protein sequence MNRMFRVLGFWTGIFAVMFYLGHMKDASLLFFGQTVLFVFLSYLNLSERMYIYIFGAYLTIFFAGFTYYSIFIMVPGTGH from the coding sequence ATGAATCGCATGTTCCGCGTGCTTGGCTTTTGGACGGGTATTTTTGCTGTCATGTTCTATTTAGGACATATGAAAGATGCATCGCTGCTGTTCTTCGGTCAAACCGTTCTTTTTGTATTTTTATCCTACTTGAATTTATCCGAAAGAATGTATATTTACATTTTCGGAGCGTACTTGACGATTTTCTTTGCCGGATTTACATATTATTCGATTTTCATCATGGTTCCCGGTACCGGACATTAA
- a CDS encoding Spx/MgsR family RNA polymerase-binding regulatory protein, with protein MSDITFYSYPSCTSCRKTKHWLKANQIDFKERHLFRETPTLNELKKILSLTTEGMDEILATRSQAFKSLNLNINDLKVNEVLQLLIEKPKLLRRPIIIDGDKLVVGYNPGELMKISKKKAIHQSVS; from the coding sequence ATGAGTGACATTACTTTTTATTCATACCCGAGCTGCACGTCTTGCCGCAAAACAAAACATTGGTTAAAGGCGAACCAAATTGATTTTAAAGAGCGTCACCTTTTCAGAGAAACACCAACTCTAAATGAATTAAAAAAGATTCTTTCTTTAACAACAGAAGGAATGGATGAAATTTTAGCTACACGAAGTCAAGCTTTTAAAAGCTTAAATTTAAATATTAATGACTTAAAAGTAAACGAGGTCCTGCAGCTTCTTATTGAAAAACCAAAGCTGCTCCGGAGACCCATCATTATTGATGGGGATAAATTGGTAGTCGGTTATAATCCGGGGGAACTTATGAAAATATCAAAGAAGAAAGCGATTCATCAATCGGTTTCTTAA
- a CDS encoding MBL fold metallo-hydrolase, translated as MNWRRMPLGYVQANAYIWKNEQGECLIFDPGGEAQKLISYVKEKQLTPLAVLLTHAHFDHIGAADEVREEWGVPLYVHENEKEWLTNAELNGSARLIGNGITVKEAEKLITSEGTLQIGSFTLEMFHTPGHSPGSVSYYSAEEGFVISGDTLFEGGIGRTDLVGGSQEVLLQSIHHKLLSLPESTLVLSGHGGETTVLTEQEQNPFINGFSL; from the coding sequence ATGAATTGGAGAAGAATGCCGCTAGGATATGTACAAGCGAACGCATATATTTGGAAAAATGAGCAGGGAGAATGCTTAATTTTTGATCCAGGCGGTGAAGCACAAAAGCTGATTTCCTATGTAAAAGAAAAACAGCTCACACCACTTGCTGTCTTATTGACACATGCTCATTTTGACCATATTGGTGCGGCAGATGAGGTGCGCGAAGAGTGGGGAGTACCGCTGTATGTACACGAAAATGAAAAAGAATGGCTCACGAATGCTGAATTAAATGGTTCAGCTCGATTGATTGGGAATGGAATTACGGTTAAAGAAGCTGAAAAATTGATTACGTCAGAAGGAACGCTTCAAATCGGGTCGTTTACATTGGAAATGTTCCATACACCTGGGCATTCACCTGGCAGTGTGTCTTACTATTCGGCGGAAGAGGGCTTTGTTATTTCTGGTGACACGTTATTTGAAGGCGGCATCGGGAGAACAGATTTAGTAGGCGGCAGTCAGGAAGTGCTGCTTCAATCAATCCATCATAAATTATTGTCATTGCCAGAATCAACTCTTGTTTTAAGCGGGCATGGCGGGGAAACCACTGTGCTAACGGAGCAGGAGCAAAATCCGTTTATTAATGGATTTTCTCTTTAA
- a CDS encoding MTH1187 family thiamine-binding protein, whose amino-acid sequence MAIADVTIIPIGTETPSVSVYVADVQRILEGFQQEGKIKYQLTPMNTLIEGELSVLFEVIQRIHEAPFEKGLHRVATNIRIDDRRDQTTTLTSKLESVKQHLNQ is encoded by the coding sequence ATGGCTATAGCAGACGTCACCATCATTCCGATAGGCACGGAAACACCAAGTGTCAGTGTTTATGTAGCAGATGTACAAAGAATTTTAGAAGGCTTTCAACAAGAAGGAAAAATCAAATATCAATTAACACCGATGAATACATTAATTGAAGGCGAATTATCCGTTTTATTTGAGGTCATTCAGCGCATTCATGAAGCCCCTTTTGAAAAGGGATTGCACCGGGTAGCGACCAATATTCGCATCGATGACAGACGGGACCAAACCACAACGCTTACAAGCAAATTAGAAAGCGTGAAGCAGCATTTAAATCAGTAA